From Desulfuromonas soudanensis, the proteins below share one genomic window:
- a CDS encoding acyl esterase, with amino-acid sequence MNLDRYKIDVTHWSKHFSICTLVSNVEQYEAMFNSFVRAGFTEDDTEYLIVDNTNENRFDGFSGFNLFLNRACGQFIIICHQDVLLDFDDRSVLERRLADLEEIDPLWAVVGNAGAANLGHKAVRISDPYAQDLRIGCFPEKVFSLDENFILVKNSANLAVSHDLSGFHLYGTDLCLIADILGRTSYVIDFHLKHLSSGTVDERFYGIKYCLIQKYQVALRSRFVQTMITRFYISDSKMLNTIFNRKKFLTLVKTFVRRFS; translated from the coding sequence ATGAATTTGGATCGATACAAAATTGATGTTACTCACTGGAGTAAGCATTTTTCGATTTGTACGCTAGTGAGCAATGTCGAGCAATACGAGGCAATGTTTAATAGTTTCGTCCGTGCTGGATTTACGGAGGATGACACTGAATATCTGATTGTTGACAACACAAATGAAAACAGATTTGACGGCTTTTCTGGATTCAACCTTTTTCTGAACCGGGCTTGTGGTCAATTTATTATCATTTGCCATCAGGATGTTCTGCTTGATTTTGACGATCGTAGTGTATTGGAAAGGCGATTGGCTGATCTTGAGGAGATTGATCCACTTTGGGCGGTGGTTGGTAATGCTGGAGCCGCAAATCTTGGTCACAAGGCGGTACGAATTTCTGATCCTTACGCGCAAGATTTAAGGATCGGGTGCTTTCCGGAAAAGGTTTTCAGCCTTGATGAGAATTTCATCCTCGTCAAAAATTCAGCAAATCTCGCTGTATCCCATGACTTGAGTGGTTTTCATCTCTACGGAACTGACTTGTGTTTGATTGCCGATATCCTTGGGCGAACAAGTTATGTCATCGATTTTCATTTGAAGCATCTTAGTTCCGGAACAGTTGATGAACGTTTTTACGGCATTAAGTATTGTCTCATTCAAAAATATCAAGTTGCACTAAGGTCAAGGTTTGTCCAAACAATGATTACACGGTTTTATATTTCAGATTCAAAGATGTTGAACACGATATTCAATCGGAAAAAATTTCTTACTTTAGTCAAAACTTTTGTACGGAGATTTTCCTAA
- a CDS encoding glycosyltransferase translates to MHSISVVMTTFNGEKFLIEQLESILNQTLVPHEIIVVDDLSTDNTYKILQDYRQKYPETLKVYQNISRLGINGNFEKAARLSTGDLILFSDQDDVWDRVKIQTMVDHLGRSGLLYSNAVIIDEHGCVLCEDELEFHGVPPIAGRPLVYLLQSNTISGHNILVTRKLLNTAVPFPIEIVYDQWLGIVACLGEGISFLDQALVKHRMHNSNSINNPSIRKKADRSSRRKVSKLFAFRRDSQKKLSILKRILDIGSYEENSIEIVCRYVKHLTYAKSSFFNFKLYNMILKELILLYEYVEPKKLKKIAHKMSRGELYFRVFRY, encoded by the coding sequence ATGCATAGTATTTCTGTAGTCATGACAACCTTTAATGGTGAAAAGTTTCTTATTGAACAGCTTGAAAGTATATTAAACCAAACACTGGTTCCCCATGAGATAATCGTTGTTGATGATTTGTCGACCGATAATACCTATAAAATACTTCAGGATTATCGACAGAAATATCCAGAAACACTAAAGGTATATCAGAATATATCTCGGCTGGGCATTAATGGGAATTTCGAAAAGGCGGCACGGCTTTCCACCGGAGACTTAATATTATTTTCTGACCAGGATGATGTTTGGGATCGAGTTAAGATTCAAACTATGGTTGATCATTTGGGGAGAAGCGGTTTGCTGTACAGTAATGCCGTTATTATAGACGAGCATGGCTGTGTTCTTTGCGAGGATGAACTCGAGTTTCATGGAGTGCCACCGATTGCAGGGAGGCCCCTTGTTTATCTGCTTCAATCCAATACGATTTCTGGGCATAATATTTTGGTAACGAGAAAGCTGTTGAATACTGCTGTGCCATTCCCCATTGAGATTGTGTATGATCAGTGGTTGGGTATTGTGGCCTGCTTAGGTGAAGGTATAAGTTTCCTTGATCAAGCATTAGTTAAACATCGAATGCATAATTCAAATTCAATAAATAATCCAAGTATAAGAAAAAAAGCTGATCGTTCCTCAAGGCGTAAAGTTTCTAAGTTATTTGCATTCAGAAGAGATTCACAAAAAAAACTTTCCATTCTCAAAAGGATTTTGGACATAGGTTCTTATGAAGAAAATAGTATTGAAATCGTTTGTCGTTATGTAAAACATTTGACTTATGCAAAAAGTTCATTTTTTAATTTTAAATTATACAATATGATATTGAAAGAATTGATTTTATTGTATGAATATGTCGAGCCTAAAAAATTAAAAAAAATTGCTCATAAGATGTCTCGCGGGGAATTATACTTTCGAGTATTTCGGTACTAA
- a CDS encoding CgeB family protein, which yields MISDQKIRILVLGKKGGILHWFENVLDAMADFRNVEVCPFSVNYFGLVDRLKKNAIKKFNRQWFDRLVGNQFNAVMQSFRPDLVLIVDCFYVPPEIFEVLNSKKKSTFVAWWIGDLSDFQNLARLECIDKFYFTDTYFVKKAAEVGINNTSYLPLACNSRVYSLKNQANRDSRMVFVGAYAPNREKLLRQVSRPMIIVGNRWDQMASSVHNIHAKRISLQKVDEIYNRHICVLNIKNSDNVVNGLNMRTFDAAASGCIVLNDAVSDLEYCFDIGKELLVYRDVDELNDTVERIIRDDSECRAIAKAGRRRVLAEHLYQHRIATILSDFFQARE from the coding sequence GTGATTTCTGATCAAAAAATTCGCATATTAGTCCTTGGGAAAAAGGGTGGCATTTTACATTGGTTTGAAAATGTATTGGATGCTATGGCTGATTTTCGAAACGTGGAAGTTTGTCCATTTTCTGTGAATTATTTCGGACTGGTTGACCGTCTTAAGAAAAATGCCATAAAGAAATTTAATCGACAATGGTTTGACCGCCTCGTCGGCAACCAATTTAACGCTGTCATGCAGTCGTTTAGACCAGATTTGGTGCTAATCGTTGATTGTTTTTATGTTCCGCCTGAAATCTTTGAGGTTTTAAATTCTAAAAAAAAATCCACTTTTGTTGCATGGTGGATCGGTGATTTGTCTGACTTTCAGAATTTGGCACGTTTGGAGTGCATTGATAAATTCTATTTTACTGATACGTATTTTGTCAAAAAAGCCGCTGAAGTTGGAATCAATAATACCAGTTATCTGCCACTAGCATGCAATTCCAGGGTTTACTCACTGAAAAATCAAGCGAACAGAGATTCCCGCATGGTATTTGTAGGTGCTTATGCCCCAAATCGTGAAAAACTTCTCCGTCAGGTGTCCCGGCCGATGATAATTGTAGGTAATCGTTGGGATCAAATGGCTAGTTCTGTTCATAACATTCATGCAAAGCGAATCTCGCTTCAGAAAGTTGATGAAATTTATAACCGCCATATTTGTGTTTTGAATATTAAAAACAGTGACAACGTGGTCAATGGATTAAATATGCGAACTTTTGATGCGGCAGCTTCTGGATGTATCGTTTTGAATGATGCTGTAAGTGACCTCGAGTATTGTTTCGATATTGGTAAGGAATTGCTTGTTTATCGCGATGTTGATGAGCTTAACGATACCGTTGAAAGAATTATTCGTGACGATTCCGAATGTCGTGCCATAGCAAAAGCAGGTCGCCGCCGTGTTCTGGCTGAGCATCTTTACCAACACCGCATTGCGACTATTTTGTCTGATTTTTTTCAGGCAAGAGAATGA
- a CDS encoding acyltransferase, whose product MGFFKHDNALVESLNVGNDTRIWAFTHILPGAKIGKDCNICDHVFIENDVVIGDRVTIKCGVQIWDGLRIDDDVFIGPNATFTNDLFPRSKVYPEQFTQTFIAKGASVGANATILAGIRIGEGAMVGAGAVVTREVPDYAIVVGNPARVIGFADGHAEKKEGSKE is encoded by the coding sequence ATGGGGTTTTTTAAACATGATAATGCCTTGGTTGAGTCTTTGAATGTCGGTAACGATACTCGGATTTGGGCTTTTACACATATACTTCCAGGCGCTAAAATTGGTAAAGATTGTAATATTTGCGATCATGTATTTATTGAAAACGATGTTGTTATTGGTGACCGAGTTACAATAAAATGCGGTGTTCAGATTTGGGACGGTTTGCGAATTGATGACGATGTTTTTATTGGGCCAAATGCGACTTTCACAAATGATCTTTTCCCACGAAGTAAAGTGTATCCCGAGCAATTTACCCAAACTTTTATAGCGAAAGGTGCGTCGGTGGGTGCTAATGCAACGATACTCGCAGGAATTAGAATAGGTGAGGGTGCCATGGTCGGTGCGGGAGCCGTTGTAACTCGGGAGGTCCCTGATTATGCAATCGTTGTAGGCAACCCAGCTCGTGTTATTGGTTTCGCCGATGGACACGCAGAAAAAAAAGAAGGAAGTAAAGAATGA
- a CDS encoding sugar 3,4-ketoisomerase yields the protein MSISDCEILELPKISDVRGNLTFIEGKNHIPFDIKRVYYLYDVPGGAERGGHAHKALHQLIVAMSGSFDVVLDDGHGKKRIHLNRSYQGLYVCPMIWRELDNFSSGSVCMVLASNFYDESDYYRDYDQFLEAISKKI from the coding sequence ATGAGTATTAGTGATTGCGAAATACTTGAACTCCCAAAAATTTCAGATGTTAGAGGTAATCTGACTTTCATTGAAGGTAAAAATCATATTCCCTTTGATATAAAGAGAGTTTATTACCTCTATGACGTTCCCGGCGGAGCCGAACGCGGTGGTCATGCCCATAAAGCACTGCACCAGTTAATTGTTGCCATGTCAGGCAGCTTTGATGTAGTTCTGGATGATGGTCATGGCAAGAAGCGAATTCACTTGAATCGTTCCTATCAGGGTCTCTACGTCTGCCCGATGATCTGGCGAGAACTTGATAATTTTTCTTCCGGCTCGGTTTGCATGGTTCTGGCTTCTAATTTTTATGACGAATCCGATTATTATCGTGATTATGATCAATTTCTGGAGGCGATTTCGAAAAAAATATGA
- a CDS encoding DegT/DnrJ/EryC1/StrS family aminotransferase: MKVPFLELISPCAEIQDEINTAIQRVIKSGWYILGPEVEAFESAFADYCGVSHCVGVGNGLDALQLILRAMDIGPGDEVIVPAHTFIASWLAVSHIGATPIPVDISIKSYNLDPDLIEAAITSRTKAIMPVHLYGRPARMDVISGIAKMHGLKVVEDAAQAHGASFQGDKAGALGDAAAFSFYPGKNLGALGDGGAITTNDGELADRLRSLRNYGSKEKYVHTAAGVNSRLDELQAAVLRVKLRQLDTWNQRRKIIAALYSEQLSDTDLILPSVEVGEESSWHLYVVRTCAREKIMTHLAAKGVGAMIHYPIPPYRQEAYNSMPKDFGRFPISDSMCDEILSLPMGPHLSNSQVGYVSDCLIEALG; encoded by the coding sequence ATGAAAGTACCTTTTCTCGAATTGATCAGCCCATGTGCTGAGATCCAAGATGAAATTAACACCGCGATCCAGCGGGTTATAAAGTCCGGGTGGTATATTCTCGGCCCTGAGGTTGAGGCCTTTGAGTCTGCGTTCGCAGACTATTGTGGGGTGTCACATTGTGTAGGGGTCGGTAACGGGCTCGATGCCTTACAATTGATTCTTCGCGCCATGGATATCGGCCCTGGGGACGAAGTAATTGTTCCCGCGCATACGTTTATAGCCTCATGGCTCGCGGTTTCCCATATAGGTGCGACTCCGATTCCGGTCGATATTTCGATTAAATCCTATAATCTTGATCCGGATTTGATAGAGGCAGCGATTACGTCCAGGACCAAAGCCATCATGCCTGTGCATTTGTACGGCCGTCCCGCTCGAATGGATGTCATCTCTGGTATCGCAAAAATGCATGGACTCAAGGTTGTTGAAGATGCCGCTCAAGCACATGGTGCTTCTTTTCAAGGAGACAAAGCAGGGGCTCTGGGGGATGCCGCTGCATTTAGTTTTTATCCTGGGAAAAATCTCGGTGCCCTTGGAGATGGTGGTGCTATTACAACGAATGACGGCGAACTGGCCGACCGTTTGAGGTCGTTAAGGAATTACGGGTCTAAAGAGAAGTATGTTCACACGGCTGCCGGTGTGAACAGTCGCCTTGATGAATTGCAGGCAGCTGTGCTGCGGGTGAAGTTACGTCAACTTGACACTTGGAATCAGCGAAGAAAGATAATTGCAGCACTTTATTCGGAACAACTTTCAGATACCGACTTGATTTTGCCCTCAGTTGAGGTGGGTGAAGAATCGTCGTGGCACCTGTATGTGGTTCGAACTTGTGCCAGGGAGAAGATAATGACCCATCTGGCAGCTAAAGGGGTAGGGGCTATGATTCATTATCCGATCCCGCCTTATCGACAAGAGGCTTACAACTCGATGCCAAAAGATTTTGGTCGCTTTCCCATCTCAGATTCAATGTGCGATGAGATTTTGAGTCTGCCGATGGGGCCCCATCTCTCTAATAGTCAGGTTGGCTATGTATCTGATTGTCTGATTGAAGCTCTTGGTTGA
- a CDS encoding glycosyltransferase family 2 protein produces MNSFKKNLLSICCLGYNHANFLKENLDSICAIQYENIEVVVVDDGSNDNSVSLLNELATSFPYTLKIIAQKNTGNIGKNFNNALKNATGEFITFISLDDVFHSKVIFSELEEMNSNPRLAFIASSKALSIDNEGIVNEKTSQLSLHTMENPTIENLLELEYSKFGSFYIQGSIIRKEIVDTIGGFDEDMTGDDIILRTKIFYFMLNNSNFDFKIIKENNVFYRLHDNNIHKNTPRQIKIVTEYLDKYWPTRPNPPILINWARGMINSVSFEESIDTLTLNKRAKTLLSEEKIQQAIKKSLEKDRSFFEKFIFSKHKISNVQRKVILFGFIKFVYEKHKKLSKTKKIHYLEY; encoded by the coding sequence ATGAATTCATTTAAAAAAAATCTGTTATCCATTTGTTGTCTTGGTTACAACCACGCAAATTTCTTAAAAGAAAATCTTGATTCAATTTGTGCTATTCAATATGAGAATATTGAGGTTGTTGTTGTTGATGATGGTTCCAATGATAACAGTGTTTCCTTGTTGAATGAGTTAGCAACTTCCTTCCCTTATACTCTTAAAATTATTGCTCAAAAAAATACTGGAAATATTGGCAAAAATTTCAATAATGCTCTGAAAAATGCAACCGGTGAATTTATAACATTTATTTCTCTTGATGACGTATTTCATTCAAAAGTTATTTTTTCCGAACTGGAAGAAATGAATAGCAATCCTAGATTAGCATTCATTGCCTCTTCAAAAGCACTATCTATTGATAATGAGGGAATAGTCAATGAAAAAACTTCCCAATTATCACTCCACACTATGGAAAATCCTACAATTGAAAACCTTCTAGAATTGGAATATTCCAAATTCGGATCATTCTATATTCAAGGGTCAATCATCAGAAAAGAAATCGTAGATACGATAGGTGGTTTTGATGAAGATATGACCGGTGATGATATTATTTTAAGAACCAAAATTTTTTACTTTATGCTGAACAATTCCAATTTTGATTTTAAAATCATCAAAGAAAATAATGTTTTTTACAGGTTACATGACAACAACATTCACAAAAACACGCCTCGCCAAATCAAAATAGTTACAGAATATCTGGATAAATATTGGCCCACCAGACCTAATCCTCCAATATTAATTAATTGGGCCCGTGGTATGATAAACTCGGTTTCCTTTGAAGAATCTATAGACACACTTACCCTTAATAAAAGAGCAAAAACGTTATTAAGTGAAGAAAAAATTCAACAAGCTATAAAAAAATCACTGGAAAAAGACAGGTCCTTTTTTGAAAAATTTATTTTTTCTAAACACAAAATCAGTAATGTTCAGCGCAAGGTTATTTTGTTTGGATTTATCAAATTCGTTTATGAAAAACATAAAAAATTATCAAAAACTAAAAAAATTCATTATTTGGAATACTAA
- a CDS encoding nucleotide sugar dehydrogenase: MVTAESVAFGTAKIALVGLGYVGLPLAAAFGRKASVLGFDISAKKIDELRRGVDATGELDGAALASTNIDYTTDPQRLKEASFLIVTVPTPIDDHRKPDLTPVISASRSIGRNLAAGSIVVYESTVYPGVTEEICIPILEAESGLKCGVDFKVGYSPERINPGDKVHTVDKIIKVVSGQDAETLETVARVYEMVVTAGVHRAESIKVAEAAKVIENTQRDLNIALMNELAIIFGKLGISTRAVLEAAGTKWNFLKFTPGLVGGHCIGVDPYYLTYKAEEIGYQSQVILAGRRINDGMGKYVAEMTVKKLIQADKAVKGARVLVLGLTFKENVPDIRNSKVVDILRELEEYGIETLVHDPVASAEEAQAEYGVELIALDGIGGVDAVVVAVAHGKFLALGAAGLKALCSNGNGCGVVIDVKEIFGRAEVEALGLSYWSL, translated from the coding sequence ATGGTAACAGCAGAATCGGTTGCATTTGGGACTGCGAAAATCGCCCTGGTCGGACTGGGCTATGTCGGCCTCCCCCTGGCCGCCGCCTTCGGCCGCAAGGCTTCGGTCCTCGGATTCGACATCAGCGCAAAAAAGATTGACGAACTGCGCCGCGGCGTTGACGCCACGGGCGAACTCGACGGAGCGGCCCTGGCCTCCACGAACATCGACTACACCACCGATCCGCAGCGTCTGAAGGAAGCCTCCTTTCTCATCGTCACCGTTCCGACCCCCATCGACGATCATCGCAAACCCGATCTCACCCCGGTGATCTCGGCGTCCCGATCCATCGGCCGCAATCTCGCTGCCGGGTCCATCGTCGTCTACGAATCGACGGTTTATCCCGGGGTCACCGAGGAGATCTGCATCCCGATCCTTGAGGCCGAATCGGGCCTCAAGTGCGGCGTCGACTTCAAGGTCGGTTATTCCCCGGAACGGATCAACCCCGGGGACAAGGTTCATACCGTCGACAAAATCATCAAGGTCGTCTCCGGTCAGGATGCCGAGACCCTCGAGACCGTGGCCCGGGTCTACGAGATGGTCGTCACCGCCGGCGTGCACCGCGCCGAGAGCATCAAGGTCGCCGAGGCGGCCAAGGTCATCGAGAATACCCAGCGCGACCTCAACATCGCCCTGATGAACGAGCTGGCGATCATCTTTGGCAAGCTCGGCATCTCGACCCGCGCCGTTCTCGAGGCGGCCGGCACCAAGTGGAATTTTCTCAAGTTCACTCCGGGACTGGTCGGCGGGCACTGCATCGGGGTCGATCCGTACTACCTGACCTACAAGGCCGAGGAGATCGGCTACCAGTCCCAGGTGATCCTCGCCGGGCGGAGGATCAACGACGGCATGGGGAAATACGTCGCCGAGATGACGGTCAAGAAGCTGATCCAGGCCGACAAGGCGGTAAAAGGAGCGCGGGTCCTCGTTCTGGGCCTGACCTTCAAGGAGAACGTGCCGGATATCCGCAACAGCAAGGTCGTCGACATCCTGCGCGAGCTGGAGGAATACGGTATCGAGACCCTGGTCCATGACCCCGTTGCCTCCGCCGAAGAAGCCCAGGCCGAATACGGCGTCGAGCTGATTGCCCTCGACGGCATCGGGGGGGTCGATGCCGTGGTGGTCGCGGTCGCCCATGGAAAATTTCTGGCCCTTGGTGCCGCGGGGCTTAAAGCCCTGTGCAGCAACGGCAACGGCTGCGGGGTGGTGATCGACGTCAAGGAGATCTTCGGCCGCGCT